One Kitasatospora sp. NBC_01287 DNA window includes the following coding sequences:
- a CDS encoding PP2C family serine/threonine-protein phosphatase — MNRVFALVIDPDGTWDELSSPEGEITAQHQALHTNLGKGYTTTAIGRFLVHWPDTPYDQETNRAAQQLWSGLSGGSPAPFFRGTVIVTARRRPDGSYSGLLPAQLDRLHDNVGEHPWKPQTAPVISTSQEKGTRAQQCDAAAVHTDAATGVWAFALCDGVGDHIETGLLVEHFAPRLARTAAETGDPGAAIHAARAELAHWQMNWCVEEEPTAAVVVAVWDPRRKELLIAWAGDCRAYAMSATGLVTQLTADHNLAAYKASRKMITGPDDHHQLLSHMGEGPVEEMCVHLDRVRRLLLCSDGVYHPIEAASWSGVSTSFALLEPKSAAGRLVVDAVAEAVARSRAECGRLEADNATALVVDFPGL; from the coding sequence ATGAACCGCGTCTTCGCCCTGGTCATCGACCCCGACGGCACATGGGACGAACTGTCGTCACCCGAAGGGGAGATCACCGCACAGCACCAGGCGCTGCACACCAACCTCGGCAAGGGATACACCACCACCGCGATCGGCCGGTTCCTGGTGCACTGGCCGGACACGCCGTACGACCAGGAGACCAACCGGGCTGCCCAGCAACTGTGGTCCGGGCTGTCCGGCGGTTCGCCCGCCCCGTTCTTCCGGGGCACGGTGATCGTCACCGCCCGGCGTCGACCGGACGGCTCCTACTCGGGGCTGCTGCCCGCCCAGCTCGACCGACTGCACGACAACGTGGGCGAGCACCCCTGGAAGCCTCAGACCGCCCCGGTGATCAGCACCTCCCAGGAGAAGGGCACCCGGGCGCAGCAGTGCGACGCGGCCGCGGTGCACACCGACGCGGCCACCGGAGTGTGGGCATTCGCGCTGTGCGACGGCGTCGGCGACCACATCGAGACTGGCCTGCTGGTCGAGCACTTCGCGCCGCGCCTGGCCCGCACCGCCGCCGAGACGGGCGACCCCGGCGCGGCGATCCACGCGGCCCGCGCCGAACTCGCCCACTGGCAGATGAACTGGTGCGTCGAGGAGGAGCCGACAGCGGCGGTTGTCGTCGCGGTGTGGGATCCGCGGCGGAAGGAGCTGCTGATCGCCTGGGCGGGCGACTGCCGGGCGTACGCCATGAGCGCCACCGGACTGGTGACGCAGCTGACGGCGGACCACAACCTCGCCGCCTACAAGGCGTCGCGCAAGATGATCACCGGCCCGGATGACCACCACCAGCTGCTGTCCCACATGGGGGAGGGGCCGGTGGAGGAGATGTGCGTGCACCTCGATCGGGTTCGCAGGCTGCTGCTGTGCAGCGACGGCGTGTACCACCCGATCGAGGCCGCCAGCTGGAGCGGGGTGTCCACTTCCTTTGCCCTGTTGGAGCCCAAGAGTGCGGCCGGGCGTCTGGTCGTTGACGCGGTGGCGGAGGCTGTGGCGCGCAGCAGGGCCGAGTGCGGGCGGTTGGAGGCCGACAATGCCACCGCCCTCGTAGTGGACTTTCCGGGGCTCTGA
- a CDS encoding LCP family protein yields the protein MTDPEHRPGQRRARLRPGRRTAPDELEAPEGPSLEPRPGPAAHANRHRVARVAGLTAAVLVLATAGAGFWFYERLDGNLSIFDSSGISASRPPTGPSDASGSTPVNVLVLGSDSRSGGNDDLAGGDVGGGNSDTAILLHVYADHRHAVAVSLPRDALVDIPPCLLPGGHWTSAQHGQMFNSAFAVGGYPNGNPACAQNTVEALTGLRVDHTMVIDFKGFAAMTAAIGGVPVCVPSDVDGFGIHLKKGLQTVAGTQALAFVRARHGLGDGSDIGRMRRQQAFLAALVQKVRRQGFDLTTLLPLADAATRSLTVDPGLGTAMKLVTFVQSLHAVELGDLSFVTAPWRYAGDRVALVHPDADTLWTLLRQDRTLDGRSTGRPAGPSTAAGPAGPADPTLPITVQNGSGTTGLAVRAAEDLRDKGFQDVTAGIGGIDRAVTTIGYAPGHQADAERLAPYFPGADVRADSESDPLTVTLGTDYATARASAAATGAPSPTGSPSPGPSPGAVPSGIAQNTRPADADICAGVTYG from the coding sequence ATGACCGATCCCGAGCACCGCCCGGGCCAGCGGCGCGCCCGCTTGCGGCCCGGCCGACGCACGGCGCCCGATGAGCTGGAGGCGCCCGAAGGGCCCAGCCTAGAGCCGCGGCCCGGGCCGGCGGCGCACGCGAACCGCCACCGTGTCGCGCGTGTCGCCGGGCTGACCGCCGCCGTCCTGGTGCTGGCCACGGCCGGCGCCGGCTTCTGGTTCTACGAGCGGCTGGACGGCAACCTCAGCATCTTCGACAGCTCCGGGATCTCCGCCAGCCGACCGCCGACCGGGCCCAGCGACGCCTCCGGCTCGACCCCGGTCAACGTCCTGGTGCTGGGCTCGGACAGCCGGAGCGGCGGCAACGACGACCTGGCCGGCGGCGACGTCGGGGGCGGCAACTCGGACACCGCGATCCTGCTGCACGTCTACGCCGACCACCGGCACGCCGTCGCGGTCTCGCTGCCGCGCGACGCCCTGGTGGACATCCCGCCCTGCCTGCTGCCGGGCGGCCACTGGACCAGCGCCCAGCACGGCCAGATGTTCAACTCGGCCTTCGCCGTGGGCGGCTACCCGAACGGCAACCCGGCCTGCGCGCAGAACACCGTGGAGGCACTGACCGGTCTGCGGGTCGACCACACCATGGTGATCGACTTCAAGGGCTTCGCCGCGATGACCGCGGCGATCGGCGGTGTGCCGGTCTGCGTGCCCAGCGATGTGGACGGCTTCGGGATCCATCTGAAGAAGGGCCTGCAGACGGTCGCCGGCACGCAGGCACTGGCCTTCGTCCGGGCCCGGCACGGGCTCGGCGACGGCTCGGACATCGGGCGGATGCGGCGTCAGCAGGCCTTCCTCGCCGCGCTGGTCCAGAAGGTGCGGCGGCAGGGCTTCGACCTGACCACGCTGCTGCCGCTGGCCGACGCGGCGACCAGGTCGCTCACCGTCGACCCCGGTCTGGGCACCGCGATGAAGCTGGTCACGTTCGTCCAGTCCCTGCACGCGGTCGAGTTGGGCGACCTCAGCTTCGTCACCGCGCCCTGGCGCTACGCCGGCGACCGGGTCGCGCTGGTCCACCCCGACGCCGATACCCTGTGGACGCTGCTGCGCCAGGACCGCACACTGGATGGCCGGAGCACCGGGCGGCCTGCGGGCCCCAGCACCGCCGCGGGCCCGGCCGGGCCCGCCGATCCGACGCTCCCGATCACCGTGCAGAACGGCAGCGGCACCACCGGCCTGGCCGTCCGGGCCGCCGAGGACCTGCGCGACAAGGGCTTCCAGGACGTCACGGCCGGTATCGGCGGGATCGACCGCGCCGTCACCACGATCGGCTACGCACCCGGCCACCAGGCCGATGCCGAACGGCTCGCCCCGTACTTCCCCGGCGCCGACGTCCGCGCCGACTCCGAGAGCGACCCGCTGACGGTCACCCTCGGCACCGACTACGCCACCGCCCGCGCCTCGGCCGCCGCGACCGGGGCACCGAGCCCGACCGGCTCCCCGTCCCCGGGCCCCTCGCCCGGCGCGGTGCCCAGCGGGATCGCCCAGAACACCCGCCCCGCCGACGCCGACATCTGCGCCGGCGTCACCTACGGCTGA
- a CDS encoding metalloregulator ArsR/SmtB family transcription factor encodes MTGVSGSDDPSPELLQQAAASFGLLASTMRLHIVWVLSQGEADVGTLADRVGGTLQAVSQHLAKLKLAGMVSNRREGRRQVYGVDDPQVATLVRLMVEKLATAGTAQPQAGRAVGGELFRFRGSGA; translated from the coding sequence ATGACGGGCGTCAGCGGGTCCGACGATCCGTCCCCGGAACTGCTGCAGCAGGCGGCGGCCTCCTTCGGGCTGCTCGCCTCCACCATGCGGCTGCACATCGTCTGGGTGCTCAGCCAGGGCGAGGCCGACGTCGGCACGCTGGCCGACCGGGTCGGCGGCACCCTGCAGGCCGTCAGCCAGCACCTGGCCAAGCTCAAGCTGGCCGGCATGGTCTCCAACCGTCGCGAGGGCCGGCGTCAGGTCTACGGGGTCGACGACCCGCAGGTGGCGACGCTGGTCCGGCTGATGGTGGAGAAGCTCGCCACCGCCGGGACGGCGCAGCCGCAGGCCGGGCGCGCGGTCGGCGGCGAGCTGTTCCGCTTCCGGGGCAGCGGTGCCTGA
- a CDS encoding DUF6349 family protein, whose translation MLPALDELRRRLATPLGAHPDPDQPTIAGHLLWDTLITAGHTPAVHDHSAGRAITLDLPDGTSIWISEQADITHPPEDHEGWCALHFNDPSDPLGDYVMIYMGDGLTHAEDTAACVHAITAWTTAHQAVGAIARQTAYVSLPTTIPRETKRTAWEINYGNPGFNGIRLPTATEQHTATTINRIWEKPDPTNPDADPTDRWTYLRRGACTACHWEGPDRRHYNEAVEDALDHTHPTWRQLPALPPAGSTSRKRAALLTHHRNATYPSDWFTTGGPLKITSAIRRDRHESGGAPGGGYLVKIYRPTSPAPRHEQQVLA comes from the coding sequence GTGCTGCCCGCCCTTGACGAACTCCGCCGTCGCCTCGCCACCCCGCTCGGCGCCCACCCCGACCCCGACCAACCGACCATCGCCGGACACCTCCTGTGGGACACCCTGATCACCGCCGGGCACACCCCAGCCGTCCACGACCACAGCGCCGGACGCGCCATCACCCTCGACCTCCCAGACGGCACCAGCATCTGGATCAGCGAGCAGGCCGACATCACCCACCCGCCCGAGGACCACGAGGGCTGGTGCGCGCTCCACTTCAACGACCCGAGCGACCCGCTCGGCGACTACGTCATGATCTACATGGGCGACGGCCTCACCCACGCCGAAGACACCGCAGCCTGCGTCCACGCCATCACCGCCTGGACCACCGCCCATCAGGCCGTCGGCGCCATCGCCCGGCAGACCGCCTACGTCTCCCTGCCCACGACCATCCCCCGCGAGACCAAGCGCACCGCCTGGGAGATCAACTACGGCAACCCCGGCTTCAACGGCATCCGCCTACCAACCGCCACCGAGCAGCACACCGCCACCACCATCAACCGGATCTGGGAGAAACCCGACCCCACCAACCCCGACGCCGACCCCACCGACCGCTGGACCTACCTCCGCCGAGGCGCCTGCACCGCCTGCCACTGGGAAGGCCCCGACCGCCGCCACTACAACGAAGCCGTCGAAGACGCCCTCGACCACACCCACCCCACCTGGCGCCAACTCCCCGCCCTGCCTCCCGCCGGCAGCACCAGCCGCAAACGCGCCGCCCTTCTCACCCACCACCGCAACGCCACCTACCCCAGCGACTGGTTCACCACTGGCGGCCCCCTCAAGATCACCAGTGCCATCCGGCGTGACCGCCACGAATCCGGCGGCGCCCCCGGAGGCGGCTACCTCGTCAAGATCTACCGGCCAACATCCCCTGCTCCCCGTCATGAGCAGCAGGTGTTGGCTTGA
- a CDS encoding FtsW/RodA/SpoVE family cell cycle protein: MIGSQRTEGQRGADRRRNVELALLGFAVALCLFAYIDADEAMNDKLPPGLLVYGVSFTLLTLGAHLVMRRFARYADPLILPCAVLLSGFGLVLLHRLDESYAIVHAAKGDFQKLPSAPSQVMWLFLAVPAALALIVFVKHHRFFQRYVYILMVGALVLLAAPAFFSADADYGAKRWIHLPGITVEPDEFVKLAICVFFAGYLMVSRDALALVGRKIWGLSLPRGRNAGPVLAIWVISLLVLIFERDLGTSLIFFGVFIVMLYVATERTSWVVIGVIMAVGGAAVVGTLEPHVHGRVEAWLHPMDVYKTYPKGVIPAVTSDQQAQSLFSFGSGHILGTGLGQGHPWLIGFAGRSDFIFTTVGEELGLAGVTAVLLVYVVFFQRGLKTALTLPDPFGKLLATGLASVVALQVFVVVGGVTGLIPLTGKELPFLAAGGSTTVANWLLTGLLIKLSDAAGRNELEPEPEPTGTIAPPKPTVAAAGESGTPVPGQSGPGTVPGTPPPYGAPTVHGTATGAPASGAQPTGGGTGTQTVIPAAAPAGTPGFGTPNLGAPGFGTPGFGTPSGAPDGGQGGGQGGGQGGARPEQPGAGHPGAGWAPGYQAQDQLGYQQGYQPEYQQGHPAPGHPAGAFGTPATQPGHPAQGGYPADGQPEYFSAPTPQYPPHPDQNGPASGF; the protein is encoded by the coding sequence GTGATAGGCAGCCAGCGGACCGAGGGCCAGCGCGGCGCCGACCGGCGCCGCAACGTCGAGCTGGCGCTGCTCGGCTTCGCCGTCGCGCTCTGCCTCTTCGCCTACATCGACGCGGACGAGGCGATGAACGACAAGCTCCCGCCGGGCCTGCTGGTCTACGGGGTGTCGTTCACCCTGCTGACCCTGGGCGCCCATCTGGTGATGCGGCGCTTCGCACGGTACGCCGACCCGCTGATCCTGCCCTGCGCGGTGCTGCTCAGCGGCTTCGGCCTGGTGCTGCTCCACCGGCTCGACGAGTCGTACGCGATCGTGCACGCGGCCAAGGGCGACTTCCAGAAGCTGCCCTCGGCACCCTCGCAGGTGATGTGGCTCTTCCTCGCGGTGCCGGCCGCGCTCGCCCTGATCGTCTTCGTCAAGCACCACCGGTTCTTCCAGCGCTACGTCTACATCCTGATGGTGGGCGCGCTGGTCCTGCTGGCCGCGCCGGCCTTCTTCTCGGCCGACGCCGACTACGGCGCCAAGCGGTGGATCCACCTGCCGGGCATCACCGTCGAGCCGGACGAGTTCGTCAAACTCGCGATCTGTGTCTTCTTCGCCGGCTACCTGATGGTCAGCCGGGACGCGCTGGCGCTGGTCGGCCGCAAGATCTGGGGCCTGAGCCTGCCCCGCGGGCGCAACGCGGGACCGGTACTGGCGATCTGGGTGATCAGCCTGCTGGTGCTGATCTTCGAGCGCGACCTGGGGACCTCGCTGATCTTCTTCGGCGTCTTCATCGTGATGCTCTACGTGGCCACCGAGCGGACCAGCTGGGTGGTGATCGGTGTGATCATGGCGGTCGGCGGCGCGGCCGTCGTGGGCACCCTGGAGCCGCACGTGCACGGCCGGGTCGAGGCCTGGCTGCACCCGATGGACGTCTACAAGACGTACCCGAAGGGCGTGATCCCGGCGGTCACCTCGGACCAGCAGGCACAGTCGCTCTTCAGCTTCGGCAGCGGGCACATCCTGGGCACCGGGCTCGGCCAGGGGCACCCGTGGCTGATCGGCTTCGCCGGGCGCAGCGACTTCATCTTCACCACGGTCGGCGAGGAGCTGGGTCTGGCCGGGGTGACCGCGGTGCTGCTGGTCTACGTGGTCTTCTTCCAGCGCGGCCTGAAGACCGCACTGACCCTGCCCGACCCGTTCGGCAAGCTGCTGGCCACCGGCCTGGCGAGCGTCGTGGCACTGCAGGTCTTCGTGGTGGTCGGCGGCGTCACCGGGCTGATCCCGCTGACCGGCAAGGAACTGCCCTTCCTGGCCGCCGGTGGTTCCACCACGGTGGCGAACTGGCTGCTCACCGGGCTGCTGATCAAGCTGAGCGACGCGGCCGGGCGCAACGAGCTGGAGCCCGAGCCGGAGCCGACCGGCACCATCGCGCCGCCGAAGCCGACCGTCGCCGCGGCGGGCGAGAGCGGGACGCCGGTGCCGGGCCAGTCGGGACCCGGCACGGTACCGGGCACACCGCCGCCCTACGGCGCGCCGACCGTGCACGGGACGGCGACCGGGGCACCCGCCTCCGGCGCGCAGCCGACCGGCGGCGGCACCGGCACGCAGACCGTCATCCCGGCCGCCGCACCCGCGGGGACCCCGGGCTTCGGCACCCCGAACCTCGGTGCCCCGGGCTTCGGCACCCCGGGCTTCGGCACCCCGTCCGGCGCGCCGGACGGCGGCCAGGGCGGCGGCCAGGGCGGCGGCCAGGGCGGCGCCCGGCCGGAGCAGCCCGGCGCCGGCCACCCAGGGGCGGGCTGGGCGCCCGGCTACCAGGCCCAGGACCAGCTCGGCTACCAGCAGGGCTACCAGCCCGAGTACCAGCAGGGCCACCCCGCACCCGGCCACCCCGCCGGTGCGTTCGGCACCCCGGCCACGCAGCCCGGCCACCCGGCCCAGGGCGGCTACCCGGCGGACGGCCAGCCCGAGTACTTCTCCGCGCCCACCCCGCAGTACCCGCCGCACCCCGACCAGAACGGCCCGGCCTCCGGCTTCTGA
- a CDS encoding N-6 DNA methylase gives MPQLNLFAQQPDDDDDFQMPAAQVRTRPRLTPVPAPQPTPSTPGPAPTAKPALRRYPVPCNLRPQQTAQRIAEAAVDAWHRHHGGGRMEIPVGVVAALSLWPRKGPDAPLQADFMLGLDAADLVQLMRECWAYWWMRRPHLVNRAAPIASWMEEDLSSHELTCVKAVAHAAITNSLLVVTGSMDPYDLAECDLMSWMVTGLRSRGSQKWLGEFHTPPEICELMARLELGDCSQVEPGFSFLEPAGGTGGMLRAAAQHLREHKIDPATCRWHLTEIDPIAAAGAAVNMMLWGMGQNATVWCGDSLAPVDTARLALEEKAGIFEHRDRVESAMAMAFAIGQAERLIAGVTAERAA, from the coding sequence ATGCCGCAGCTCAACCTCTTCGCCCAGCAGCCCGACGACGACGATGACTTCCAGATGCCGGCCGCACAAGTACGGACCCGCCCCCGCTTGACCCCGGTTCCCGCCCCGCAGCCGACGCCGAGCACCCCCGGTCCCGCGCCCACGGCGAAGCCCGCACTTCGGCGCTACCCCGTCCCCTGCAACCTCAGGCCGCAGCAGACCGCCCAACGGATCGCCGAAGCCGCCGTCGACGCCTGGCACCGCCACCACGGAGGAGGGCGGATGGAGATACCCGTCGGCGTGGTCGCCGCCCTGTCGCTATGGCCGCGCAAGGGCCCTGACGCTCCGCTCCAGGCGGACTTCATGCTCGGCCTCGACGCCGCGGACCTCGTCCAGCTGATGCGCGAGTGCTGGGCGTACTGGTGGATGCGCCGCCCCCACCTGGTCAACCGTGCAGCACCGATCGCCTCCTGGATGGAGGAGGACCTGAGCAGCCACGAGCTGACCTGCGTGAAGGCGGTGGCCCACGCCGCGATCACCAACAGCCTGCTGGTCGTGACCGGCTCCATGGACCCCTACGACCTCGCCGAGTGTGACCTGATGTCGTGGATGGTCACCGGCCTGCGCAGCCGCGGCTCCCAGAAGTGGCTGGGGGAGTTCCACACCCCGCCGGAGATATGCGAGTTGATGGCCCGGCTGGAGCTCGGCGACTGCTCGCAGGTCGAGCCGGGGTTCTCCTTCCTGGAGCCGGCAGGAGGGACGGGCGGCATGCTGCGGGCGGCCGCGCAGCACCTGCGCGAGCACAAGATCGACCCGGCGACCTGCCGCTGGCACCTGACCGAGATCGACCCGATCGCGGCGGCCGGGGCGGCGGTGAACATGATGCTGTGGGGCATGGGGCAGAACGCCACAGTGTGGTGCGGCGACTCACTCGCCCCCGTGGACACCGCCCGCCTGGCACTGGAGGAGAAGGCCGGGATCTTCGAGCACCGCGACAGGGTCGAGTCGGCGATGGCGATGGCCTTCGCGATCGGCCAGGCCGAGCGGCTGATCGCCGGGGTCACTGCCGAAAGGGCGGCATGA